The following are encoded together in the Kingella negevensis genome:
- the mutY gene encoding A/G-specific adenine glycosylase: MNFSSLLITWQKQHGRHHLPWQVSDPYRVWLSEIMLQQTQVITVLDYYPRFVARFPTVQDLAAAPQDDVLQLWAGLGYYSRARNLHFAAQQVVNDFGGTFPANRVQLESLKGVGRSTAAAICAFAFRLPETILDGNVKRVLCRVFALDGDPSDKAFERDLWAKAESLLPENRADMPAYTQGLMDLGATVCTRSKPRCEVCPMNKMCQALAQDLTAELPRKKAAVAVQQQTLFWLIAQREDGAIWLHKRPQRGIWAGLYCVPTFDSLAQMGEGVTVDELEELPALTHRLTHRLLEIIPYRANTFSGCVNNGIWVLPRDFAAFGMPKPLANLLQNLCTNSVDKGAI; encoded by the coding sequence ATGAATTTTTCTTCTCTCTTGATTACTTGGCAAAAACAGCACGGGCGGCATCATTTACCTTGGCAAGTGTCTGACCCGTATCGCGTTTGGCTGTCTGAAATCATGTTGCAGCAAACGCAAGTGATTACCGTGCTGGACTACTATCCGCGTTTTGTGGCGCGGTTTCCCACGGTGCAAGATTTGGCTGCCGCGCCGCAAGATGATGTGTTGCAGCTTTGGGCTGGCTTGGGTTATTACAGCCGTGCGCGAAATTTGCATTTTGCCGCGCAGCAAGTGGTGAACGATTTTGGTGGCACGTTTCCTGCCAATCGCGTGCAGTTGGAATCGCTCAAAGGGGTAGGGCGTAGCACTGCCGCCGCGATTTGCGCTTTTGCTTTCAGGCTGCCTGAAACGATTTTGGACGGCAATGTGAAACGGGTTTTATGCCGCGTTTTTGCATTGGACGGCGATCCAAGCGATAAGGCATTTGAACGTGATTTGTGGGCAAAAGCGGAATCATTGCTGCCTGAAAATCGGGCGGATATGCCTGCGTACACGCAAGGTTTAATGGATTTGGGCGCGACAGTTTGCACGCGCAGCAAGCCGCGTTGTGAGGTGTGTCCGATGAACAAAATGTGTCAGGCGTTGGCACAGGATTTAACGGCGGAATTGCCGCGCAAAAAAGCGGCGGTGGCGGTGCAGCAGCAAACGTTGTTTTGGCTGATTGCGCAGCGCGAAGATGGGGCAATTTGGTTGCACAAACGTCCGCAGCGTGGCATTTGGGCTGGGCTGTATTGTGTGCCAACTTTTGATTCGTTGGCACAAATGGGGGAAGGGGTGACGGTTGACGAGCTGGAAGAATTGCCTGCGCTGACACATCGTTTAACGCATCGTTTGCTGGAAATTATTCCGTATCGTGCGAATACGTTTTCAGGCTGCGTGAATAATGGGATTTGGGTGTTACCGCGTGATTTTGCGGCGTTTGGTATGCCGAAACCGTTGGCGAATTTGCTGCAAAACTTATGCACAAACTCTGTGGATAAAGGGGCAATTTAG
- a CDS encoding helix-turn-helix domain-containing protein, translated as MTQENSQNQNNAAITLGNELRHQREKCNLSIGEVAERLKLPARQVEALEKGDYESLPEPVFVRGFLRSYGRFLDIDEEILDNALANISPPAAVRNTSKTVGSLNFSNEQRKKPFPTWIFGVLAIGTIGYGVYAWQNKSQTENAKQEATSTAKISVASEASVPNVPNSTNVIVKPMTASDTQTVTASADSIASSPAQAIMQGAAPVPGELVITARYRTMLTVTNNKGEVLINQIVPGHSEHRFKDGAPFEVRLGYASGSTATFGGQPIDVEAARKGSKTATFTAQ; from the coding sequence ATGACACAAGAAAATTCACAAAATCAAAATAACGCAGCCATCACATTAGGCAACGAATTGCGCCACCAACGTGAAAAGTGCAATTTATCTATCGGAGAAGTTGCAGAGCGCTTGAAATTACCTGCCCGCCAAGTAGAAGCATTAGAAAAAGGCGATTACGAAAGTTTGCCAGAGCCTGTTTTTGTGCGCGGCTTCTTGCGCAGTTATGGCCGTTTTTTAGATATTGATGAAGAAATTTTAGACAATGCTTTAGCCAATATTTCCCCACCAGCAGCGGTTCGCAACACTTCTAAAACCGTTGGCAGCCTGAATTTCAGCAATGAACAACGCAAAAAACCTTTCCCGACATGGATTTTTGGCGTGCTAGCCATTGGTACGATTGGTTACGGGGTTTACGCATGGCAAAACAAATCACAAACTGAAAACGCTAAGCAAGAAGCCACCAGCACCGCTAAAATTAGCGTCGCTAGTGAGGCATCTGTACCCAACGTGCCAAACAGCACCAATGTGATTGTGAAACCAATGACAGCAAGCGACACGCAAACCGTTACTGCGTCTGCTGACAGCATCGCTTCATCGCCAGCACAAGCCATTATGCAAGGTGCAGCTCCAGTTCCAGGTGAATTGGTGATTACGGCACGTTATCGCACCATGCTGACTGTTACCAACAACAAAGGCGAAGTGTTGATTAACCAAATTGTGCCTGGTCACAGCGAACATCGTTTCAAAGATGGTGCACCGTTTGAAGTGCGTTTAGGTTACGCAAGCGGCTCAACTGCTACGTTTGGCGGACAACCGATTGACGTTGAAGCTGCACGCAAAGGCAGCAAAACGGCTACGTTCACCGCACAATAA
- a CDS encoding sensor histidine kinase, translating into MKKTKQQSASESWHEQSTRLVNLLNIARVSILFSMMVLIVIIHNLRDLPIPHITSTYTPLVENAFALEIWCAAYGFLIVMSAIRPMWQIQENRDIPNVSSVIDITFMVALTAIAGGVSSGFGILILPFLATACILSYGKFPITYGSYAVLLVMSEAIWRLYPFNDLADRDNLSMLTGQGLLMIACFIVPTLTSIWAKYLFSADDSLQFHRSAYARLSDLNKLVLNRVQEAVIVLDKGGQIWLHNRQATRYFPDIKSGTEAKFLQPLVKRWQAKPKTTYETNLEINEVLMHVRAVPVIRENTELLTLFIRSDKELQIEAQTVKLTSLGLLTANLAHEIRNPLSAMRQSNGLLLEMGQEEDNLMIERLSGIIEKNIARIDKMIEDVSALNKSDRLNPEPIHLMKFWMGFVQEFQLTRPEAKGCLKIDMAGERIDVIFDPMHLQQIIWNLCNNAWRHSQQQKDSVVVSVRLMGTQTVSIRVWDDGPGVAPEMQEHLFEPFNTNQATGTGLGLYVARELAHANRGDLSYLPQVKSFELILPRKTK; encoded by the coding sequence ATGAAAAAGACAAAGCAACAATCTGCCAGCGAAAGTTGGCACGAGCAAAGCACTAGGCTGGTTAATCTGCTGAATATTGCGCGTGTATCCATCTTATTTTCCATGATGGTGCTGATTGTGATTATTCACAATTTGCGCGATTTGCCGATTCCGCACATAACCTCTACCTACACACCACTAGTCGAAAATGCCTTTGCGCTGGAAATTTGGTGTGCTGCTTATGGCTTTTTGATTGTGATGAGCGCCATTCGTCCGATGTGGCAAATCCAAGAAAACCGTGATATACCCAATGTCAGCTCAGTGATAGACATCACTTTTATGGTGGCATTAACGGCAATCGCAGGTGGTGTGTCATCTGGTTTTGGCATTTTGATTTTGCCGTTTTTAGCAACCGCTTGTATTTTAAGCTACGGCAAATTTCCCATCACATATGGCAGCTATGCTGTGTTGCTGGTGATGTCTGAAGCTATTTGGCGGCTGTATCCGTTTAACGATTTGGCTGACCGCGACAATCTGTCCATGCTCACAGGGCAAGGCTTGCTGATGATTGCCTGCTTTATCGTGCCAACTTTAACCTCTATCTGGGCGAAATACCTTTTCAGCGCGGACGATTCTTTGCAGTTTCACCGTTCCGCTTATGCCCGATTGAGCGATTTGAACAAACTGGTACTAAACCGCGTGCAAGAAGCCGTGATTGTGTTGGATAAAGGCGGACAAATTTGGTTACACAATCGCCAAGCCACACGTTATTTTCCAGACATCAAATCAGGCACAGAAGCCAAATTCTTGCAGCCATTGGTCAAACGCTGGCAAGCGAAACCCAAAACCACTTATGAAACCAATTTGGAAATCAACGAAGTATTGATGCACGTCCGCGCCGTTCCCGTTATCCGAGAAAATACCGAACTACTCACCCTCTTTATCCGTTCCGACAAAGAGCTCCAAATTGAAGCGCAAACCGTAAAACTCACCTCGCTCGGTTTACTCACTGCCAACTTAGCGCACGAAATCCGCAATCCCTTATCCGCTATGCGTCAATCCAATGGTTTGCTGCTGGAAATGGGGCAAGAAGAAGACAATCTGATGATTGAACGACTCAGCGGCATCATCGAAAAAAACATCGCACGCATTGATAAAATGATTGAAGACGTTTCCGCGTTGAACAAAAGCGATAGATTAAATCCAGAGCCCATTCACCTAATGAAGTTCTGGATGGGATTTGTGCAAGAGTTTCAACTCACCCGCCCAGAAGCCAAAGGCTGCCTGAAAATAGACATGGCAGGCGAAAGAATCGACGTAATTTTCGACCCTATGCACTTGCAGCAAATTATCTGGAATTTGTGTAACAACGCATGGCGACACAGCCAGCAACAAAAAGACAGCGTGGTAGTGAGCGTGCGACTCATGGGCACACAAACTGTATCCATTCGCGTGTGGGACGACGGGCCAGGTGTTGCGCCAGAAATGCAAGAACACCTATTTGAGCCATTCAACACCAACCAAGCCACAGGCACAGGATTAGGCTTATACGTTGCCCGAGAACTCGCCCACGCCAACCGTGGCGATTTAAGTTACCTACCACAAGTTAAATCATTTGAACTAATTTTACCGAGAAAAACAAAATGA
- the pilW gene encoding type IV pilus biogenesis/stability protein PilW translates to MATDLRGDEIMMKTSWLAKIAIAIGLGTMLSGCVTEGNSIAKLKKRSRSEIAKESSQIRTQLAIEYTRAGDYRSATKTIEEVLKEFPNYDFAWLVRAQIYQHLKVTDKAEESFRRALSISPNSAEINNNYGWFLCSAKNMPTQSIAYFDKALQDPTYPSPEVSYLNKGICTAKSGQVNMADAYFERALQNNPDFVPVHKERARAYLGNEKLAEADRSFRKYQSLVAALNADDLLLGYHIAKANGEDQNASEYQAQLQANYPYSDELKSITSGNTQ, encoded by the coding sequence ATGGCAACAGATTTACGCGGAGATGAAATAATGATGAAAACCAGTTGGTTAGCCAAAATAGCCATAGCAATTGGCTTGGGGACTATGCTTTCAGGCTGCGTTACAGAAGGAAATAGCATCGCAAAATTAAAAAAGCGTAGTCGTAGCGAAATTGCCAAGGAAAGCTCTCAAATCAGAACCCAATTAGCCATTGAATACACCCGTGCTGGCGACTACCGTTCTGCCACAAAAACCATTGAAGAAGTCTTAAAAGAATTTCCTAATTACGACTTTGCATGGTTGGTTCGTGCACAAATCTATCAGCATTTAAAAGTAACGGATAAAGCCGAAGAAAGTTTCCGCCGTGCCTTATCTATTAGTCCAAATAGCGCAGAAATCAATAATAACTACGGTTGGTTCCTGTGCAGCGCCAAAAATATGCCTACTCAAAGTATTGCTTATTTCGATAAAGCGTTGCAAGACCCAACTTACCCATCACCAGAAGTGAGCTATTTAAACAAAGGCATTTGCACGGCAAAATCAGGGCAAGTCAACATGGCAGACGCATATTTCGAACGCGCATTACAAAATAATCCTGATTTTGTACCCGTCCACAAAGAACGTGCGCGTGCTTATCTAGGAAATGAAAAATTAGCAGAAGCAGACCGCTCATTCCGCAAATATCAAAGTCTCGTCGCCGCATTAAATGCAGATGACTTATTATTGGGTTATCATATTGCCAAAGCCAATGGTGAAGACCAAAACGCATCAGAATATCAAGCGCAATTGCAAGCCAATTACCCTTATTCAGATGAACTCAAATCAATCACGTCAGGTAATACACAATGA
- the parC gene encoding DNA topoisomerase IV subunit A, with protein sequence MNHETLDLAPYAERAYLEYAMSVVKGRALPAVQDGQKPVQRRILFAMKDMGLAHGAKPVKSARVVGEILGKYHPHGDSSAYEAMVRMAQDFTLRYPLIDGIGNFGSRDGDGAAAMRYTEARLTPIAELLLSEINQGTVDFVPNYDGAFDEPVSLPARLPMVLLNGASGIAVGMATEIPSHNLNEVTQAAIVLLKKPNLEVADLMKYCPAPDFAGGGHIITSAKDLQNIYQSGKGSVRVRARYEIDKMARGQWRVIVSELPPNTSAAKILAEIEEQTNPKPKAGKKQLNQDQLNTKKLMLDLIEKVRDESDSEHPVRLVFEPKSSRVEPEHFINTLMAQTSLEGNVSINLVMMGMDNRPAQKNLKTILQEWLDYRVATVTRRLQHRLDAVEKRIHILEGRMIAFLHIDEIIKVIRESDEPKADLIAKFNLTEIQAEDILEIRLRQLARLEGIKLESELNALRDEQSSLQHLLADENDKKKLIIKEMQADAKQFSDERRTLVEAAERATLTQTTADEPITLILSQKGWIRARAGHDVDLSQIAFKEGDDLQQVLETRTVQPVIVLDTLGRSYTIDPADVPKGRGDGVPVGSLIDVQHNANVLAMLVGDDNDNVLLANSGGYGFICKMADLHTRVKAGKAVMSLEANEHVLQPEKLDNAVLMQPESYIVVASAQNRLLAISMAEMKLMAKGRGLQLMNLQDDDSLLLASCVQTESFTAQIVGKRGGLSSERLKVAYIVGKRGRKGKLLDVSGSLKTITAYVME encoded by the coding sequence ATGAATCACGAAACCTTAGATTTAGCCCCCTATGCCGAACGCGCCTACCTAGAATACGCCATGAGCGTGGTCAAAGGACGCGCCTTACCAGCCGTGCAAGACGGACAAAAACCCGTGCAACGCCGCATTTTATTTGCCATGAAAGACATGGGTTTGGCGCACGGTGCAAAACCCGTGAAATCGGCGCGTGTGGTCGGCGAAATCTTGGGTAAATACCACCCACACGGCGACAGTTCCGCCTACGAAGCCATGGTTCGCATGGCGCAAGATTTCACATTGCGCTATCCGCTCATTGATGGCATCGGCAATTTCGGCTCACGAGACGGCGACGGCGCGGCGGCAATGCGTTACACCGAAGCGCGTTTGACCCCGATTGCGGAATTGTTGCTGTCTGAAATCAATCAAGGCACGGTGGATTTTGTGCCGAATTATGACGGCGCATTTGATGAACCCGTGTCGTTGCCAGCGCGTTTGCCAATGGTTTTGTTGAATGGCGCAAGCGGTATTGCGGTGGGCATGGCGACTGAAATTCCGTCTCACAATTTGAATGAAGTAACCCAAGCGGCGATTGTGTTGTTGAAAAAGCCGAATTTGGAAGTAGCTGATTTAATGAAATATTGCCCTGCGCCCGATTTTGCTGGAGGCGGACACATCATCACATCAGCGAAAGATTTGCAAAACATTTACCAGTCGGGCAAAGGCTCGGTGCGTGTTCGTGCGCGTTACGAGATTGACAAAATGGCGCGTGGACAATGGCGCGTGATTGTGTCGGAATTGCCACCGAATACGTCTGCCGCGAAAATTTTGGCGGAAATTGAAGAGCAAACCAATCCCAAACCCAAAGCGGGCAAAAAACAACTCAATCAAGACCAACTGAACACGAAAAAATTGATGTTGGATTTGATTGAAAAAGTGCGCGATGAAAGCGACAGCGAACACCCCGTACGCCTTGTTTTTGAACCGAAATCCAGCCGCGTTGAGCCTGAACATTTCATTAACACACTGATGGCGCAAACCAGTTTGGAAGGCAATGTGTCTATCAACCTTGTGATGATGGGCATGGACAATCGCCCAGCACAAAAAAATCTGAAAACGATTTTGCAAGAATGGCTGGATTATCGCGTGGCGACGGTTACGCGCCGTTTGCAACACCGTTTGGACGCGGTGGAAAAGCGCATTCACATTTTGGAAGGGCGCATGATTGCGTTTTTGCATATTGATGAAATTATTAAAGTTATTCGCGAATCGGACGAGCCGAAAGCGGATTTAATCGCTAAATTTAATTTGACGGAAATTCAAGCGGAAGACATTTTGGAAATTCGTTTGCGCCAGCTTGCGCGTTTGGAAGGGATTAAATTAGAAAGCGAATTGAACGCGTTGCGCGATGAACAAAGCAGCCTGCAACATTTGTTAGCCGATGAAAATGATAAGAAAAAATTGATTATCAAGGAAATGCAGGCAGACGCGAAACAATTTAGCGATGAACGCCGCACATTGGTGGAAGCCGCTGAACGCGCCACGCTGACGCAAACCACAGCCGATGAACCAATTACGCTGATTTTGTCGCAAAAAGGTTGGATTCGCGCTCGTGCTGGGCATGATGTGGATTTGTCGCAAATCGCGTTTAAGGAAGGCGATGATTTGCAACAAGTTTTGGAAACGCGCACGGTGCAGCCTGTGATTGTGTTGGACACGTTGGGGCGCAGCTATACGATTGACCCTGCCGATGTGCCGAAAGGGCGCGGTGATGGTGTGCCCGTGGGTTCGTTGATTGATGTGCAACACAATGCGAATGTGTTGGCGATGTTGGTTGGCGATGATAACGATAATGTGCTGCTGGCTAATTCGGGTGGCTATGGTTTTATCTGCAAAATGGCAGATTTGCATACGCGTGTGAAAGCGGGTAAGGCGGTGATGTCTTTAGAAGCGAATGAACACGTTTTGCAGCCTGAAAAACTGGATAATGCGGTTTTAATGCAGCCTGAAAGTTATATTGTAGTGGCGAGCGCGCAAAATCGTTTATTGGCGATTAGCATGGCGGAAATGAAATTGATGGCGAAAGGGCGTGGCTTGCAGTTGATGAATTTGCAGGACGATGATTCGCTGCTGCTGGCAAGCTGTGTGCAAACGGAAAGTTTCACGGCGCAAATTGTGGGCAAACGTGGCGGTTTGTCGTCTGAGCGTTTGAAAGTGGCGTATATTGTGGGCAAGCGTGGTCGCAAAGGGAAATTGCTTGATGTTTCAGGCAGCCTGAAAACGATTACTGCCTATGTTATGGAATAA
- the ispG gene encoding flavodoxin-dependent (E)-4-hydroxy-3-methylbut-2-enyl-diphosphate synthase has protein sequence MSKIIRRKTHQVQIDHITVGSEFPVVVQSMTNTDTADAVATASQIKELADAGSEMVRITVNSPEAASKVAEIRSRLDDMGCAVPIIGDFHFNGERLLAEFPDCAKALSKYRINPGNVGKGAKGDEKFAYMIRTAAEHDKAVRIGVNWGSLDQSLAKKMMDENLASANPKSPEEVMKEALIVSALQSAQKAVELGLPENKIILSCKVSNVQDLIQVYRDLGSRCAYPLHLGLTEAGMGSKGIVASTAALSVLLQEGIGDTIRISLTPEPGSSRTQEVVVGQEILQTMGLRSFTPMVTACPGCGRTTSTVFQELARDIQQYLREQMTVWRWQYPGVESLNVAVMGCVVNGPGESKLADIGISLPGTGETPVAPVYVDGERKVTLKGDNMAQEFLAIVKEYVEENYGVGGKKRSTAKIIPINQI, from the coding sequence ATGTCCAAAATCATTCGCCGAAAAACCCATCAAGTCCAAATCGACCATATTACCGTTGGTTCAGAATTCCCCGTTGTTGTGCAATCCATGACCAACACTGACACCGCCGATGCAGTTGCCACAGCGAGCCAAATTAAAGAATTGGCAGACGCTGGTTCAGAAATGGTGCGGATTACCGTTAATTCACCCGAAGCCGCCAGCAAAGTAGCAGAAATCCGCAGCCGCTTAGACGATATGGGCTGCGCCGTGCCAATCATTGGCGATTTTCATTTTAATGGCGAACGCTTGTTGGCGGAGTTTCCCGATTGTGCCAAAGCCTTATCCAAATACCGCATCAATCCTGGTAATGTCGGCAAAGGCGCGAAAGGCGATGAAAAATTTGCCTACATGATTCGCACGGCTGCCGAGCATGACAAAGCAGTTCGAATTGGCGTGAACTGGGGTTCGCTAGACCAAAGTTTGGCGAAAAAAATGATGGACGAAAATTTAGCGTCCGCCAACCCAAAATCGCCCGAAGAAGTGATGAAGGAAGCGTTAATCGTTTCCGCGTTGCAATCGGCGCAAAAAGCGGTGGAATTGGGGCTGCCTGAAAACAAAATTATTTTGTCGTGCAAGGTTTCCAATGTGCAGGATTTGATTCAGGTTTATCGCGATTTGGGTTCGCGTTGTGCCTATCCCTTGCATTTGGGTTTGACCGAAGCAGGCATGGGCAGCAAAGGGATTGTGGCTTCAACCGCCGCGCTGTCTGTGTTGTTGCAAGAAGGCATTGGTGACACGATTCGCATTTCATTGACGCCTGAACCGGGGTCTTCGCGTACGCAAGAAGTGGTGGTGGGACAAGAAATCTTGCAAACGATGGGTTTGCGCTCGTTCACGCCGATGGTAACGGCTTGCCCTGGCTGTGGTCGAACTACCAGCACCGTTTTCCAAGAATTAGCGCGCGATATTCAGCAATATTTGCGCGAACAAATGACGGTATGGCGTTGGCAATACCCCGGTGTGGAAAGTTTAAACGTGGCGGTGATGGGCTGTGTGGTGAATGGTCCTGGTGAAAGCAAATTGGCAGACATCGGCATTTCATTGCCTGGTACAGGTGAAACGCCAGTTGCGCCCGTTTATGTAGATGGAGAGAGAAAAGTAACGCTCAAGGGAGACAATATGGCACAGGAATTTTTAGCCATTGTGAAAGAATACGTAGAAGAAAACTACGGGGTAGGCGGTAAAAAACGCAGCACAGCTAAAATCATTCCTATTAATCAAATCTAA
- the mqo gene encoding malate dehydrogenase (quinone) — translation MTPQETDIALIGAGIMSATLGTLLKELAPEKSIAVFEKLSAPALESSHELNNAGTGHAALCELNYTPEQSDGSVTINRAVGINEKFHLSLQAWAHWVKQGKLQEPREFIRRLPHMSFVTGVKDVQFLKTRHAALSQHPLFAGMEFAEDAETLQQWIPLMMNQRTDSQPIAATRILTGTDMNFGALTRKLFDYLTNNGVSLNYSQSIKALNRLQDGRWSLTVVDENTGEMRVHLAKFVFIGCGGGSLSLLQKSHIPESEHIGGFPVSGLFLKCKNDEVAAKHHAKVYGKAKVGAPPMSVPHLDTRFVDGKKTLLFGPFAGFTPKFLKEGSLLDLPLSVRPNNLCTMLTAASKNVALTKYLMEQVLLTKEQRMADLREFVPDARDEDWELITAGQRVQIIKNNAQGSGELQFGTEVVCAADGSLAALLGASPGASTSVHAMVEVLQKCFSGSLNGLDEKLREMMPSLGLSLADDLTLLQQVRVDVEEQLQLAD, via the coding sequence ATGACCCCACAAGAAACCGACATCGCGCTAATTGGCGCAGGCATTATGAGTGCCACGTTAGGCACACTTCTCAAAGAACTTGCACCAGAAAAAAGCATTGCCGTATTTGAAAAACTGTCTGCGCCAGCGTTGGAAAGTTCGCACGAACTGAACAACGCAGGCACGGGACACGCCGCGCTGTGTGAACTGAATTACACGCCCGAACAATCCGATGGTAGCGTAACCATTAACCGTGCCGTGGGCATTAACGAGAAATTTCACTTGTCTCTGCAAGCGTGGGCTCATTGGGTAAAACAAGGCAAGCTGCAAGAGCCGCGCGAATTTATCCGCCGCTTGCCGCACATGAGCTTTGTAACAGGCGTAAAAGACGTGCAGTTTTTGAAAACACGCCACGCGGCTTTGTCGCAACACCCATTGTTTGCAGGCATGGAATTTGCAGAAGACGCGGAAACGTTGCAGCAATGGATTCCGTTGATGATGAACCAGCGCACGGATTCGCAGCCGATTGCGGCAACACGCATTCTCACTGGTACGGATATGAATTTTGGCGCATTAACGCGCAAACTGTTTGATTATTTAACGAATAATGGCGTTTCGCTGAATTATTCGCAAAGTATTAAAGCGTTGAACCGCTTACAAGACGGCAGATGGTCGCTGACGGTGGTGGATGAAAACACGGGCGAAATGCGTGTGCATTTGGCGAAATTTGTGTTTATTGGTTGCGGCGGCGGCAGCTTGAGTTTGCTGCAAAAATCGCATATTCCTGAGAGTGAACACATTGGCGGTTTTCCTGTTAGCGGCTTGTTTTTAAAATGTAAAAACGATGAAGTGGCAGCGAAACATCACGCGAAAGTTTATGGCAAAGCGAAAGTGGGTGCGCCGCCGATGTCTGTGCCGCATTTGGATACGCGTTTTGTGGATGGTAAGAAAACGCTGTTGTTTGGTCCATTTGCAGGTTTCACGCCGAAGTTTCTGAAAGAAGGTTCGCTGTTGGATTTGCCGCTTTCTGTGCGCCCGAATAATTTGTGTACCATGCTGACGGCGGCGAGTAAAAATGTCGCTTTAACCAAATATTTGATGGAACAAGTGCTGCTGACCAAAGAGCAACGCATGGCAGATTTGCGTGAGTTTGTGCCTGATGCGCGTGATGAAGATTGGGAATTGATTACGGCTGGGCAACGCGTGCAAATCATCAAAAATAACGCACAAGGTTCGGGCGAATTGCAGTTTGGTACAGAAGTGGTTTGCGCGGCGGACGGTTCGCTGGCGGCATTGTTGGGCGCGTCCCCAGGGGCTTCTACTTCGGTTCATGCGATGGTGGAAGTGTTGCAGAAATGTTTTTCAGGCAGCCTGAACGGGTTGGACGAAAAATTGCGTGAGATGATGCCGTCTTTGGGACTGAGTTTGGCTGATGATTTGACGTTGTTGCAGCAGGTTCGTGTGGACGTTGAAGAGCAGTTGCAGTTGGCGGATTGA